From Candidatus Bathyarchaeota archaeon:
GGTGCAGTCGGTTTTTTTGAGTAGCCTCATGATTTCAATCATGGTGGCGCATCCTGCGCGGTTGTCAAAGGCTTTTCCCATCACAACGTCTGAACCCATTTTTGTGTATGTAACATCGAAGGCAACTGGGTCGCCGACGGCTATGCCCATTTTGGTGACTTCTTCTTTGTTTGCTGCGCCGACGTCGATGAAGAGGTCGTCGTAGTTTAGGATTTTTTTGCGGTCCTCCTCTTTTTGTATATGTGGCGGTTTTGATCCGATGACGCCGGGGTAACATGTGTTTTTGCTAAAGACCCTGACTTTCTGTGCGGGAAGAATGCGGTCGTCGATTCCGCCCATTTTGCTGAATTGGAGAAAGCCCTCTTTGTTGATGGTTTTAACCATTAAGCCAACTTCATCCATGTGAGCGGCAAGCATGATTTTAAGGCCGCTGGGTTTGCCTTTTTTGATGGCTATGACGTTTTCCATTCGGTCGATTTTGATTTCGTCTGCGTATGGCTTTAACATCTCAGCCATAAGGTCGCAGACCTGGTTTTCTCTGCCTGTGACTCCGCAGGCGTTGGAGAGTTTTTCTAAGTTTTGGTTCAGGGACAATTTGGTGCCTTCCGTGATTTGGTTGTTAATGGGTTGATAGGTTTATTATTAAACGGTTGCGGTTGATGCAGATGTTTTTTTCCTAATGGATGTTTTTTCCTTTATGGTTGGATAACTTTTTTATCTTACTTTTAGGTATTACTTTTTGGTGAGATTTTGGTTCAATCTGTGACTGTTTCCACAAAAATCCCCAAACAACTCAAAGAAAAAATACACCGCCTCAAAATCAAACCCTCCAAAATCCTACGCAAAGCCCTTGAAGACGAAGTCAAAAAAAGAGAAGTCGAAGAACTAAAAAAAGAAATCGCCAACCTCAAACCAACACTCGAAAAAATAACAATGACTGACGTCATTAAATGCATACGAGAAGACCGTGACAGCCGATGAAGTACCTCTTTGACGCTTCAGCCATCTTTAAAGCCATAAAAGAAAACAAAATCGAAGCCCTCGCAGGCAACTACACAATAGAGTTAGCAAGATACGAGTTGGGCAACATCCTCTGGAAAGAGCACACCTTACACGCCACGCTATCAGAGCAAGAAGCAAAAGCCTTAGCAAAAACCGTCAATCACACCCTCTCCATAATGGGCATAATAGAAACCGTCGGCTACGAAGAAGAGATTCTGCAAACAGCCATAAACCAAAAAATCACCTACTACGACGCCTCATACGCTCACATAGCCAAAACAAAGCAACTAAAATTCATAACCGAAGACACTCGACTAATCAAAAAGATAACCCCCACAACAAACATCACATCACTCGACGATGTCACTTGATAGCTTGGTTGTTAGATATAACAAGCAGTTATTCTACGTCGGAAATGTTTATGCAGTAAGACTCTTTTAGACACACCATCTAAGGCGATATAGTTGCATACGAAGAAAATCGGAAAGAACCTCTATCAAGTTGAATTAGACACAGGCGGCATTAAGCAACTTATCTGCAGCTACATCATAGCTGGCCCTAAACCGATGCTTGTTGAAGCAGGCCCAACCAACTCAGTGCCCAACCTTCTAAGCGGCATACAAGAGCTGGGCATAGCGCCCCAAGCTATCGAGTACGTCGCCGTTACCCACATTCACCTTGACCACGGCGGAGGCGCAGGCACCCTACTCAAGCACCTGCCTAACGCTAAAGTCCTTGTTCACCCCCGCGGCGCACCCCACATGATTGACCCTGAACGCCTCTGGCCTTCTTCACAAGCAGTTTTGGGGTTTGTTAGCGAAATCTTCGGCAAACCTGAACCTGTTTCCAAAGACCGTGTAGTTTCCCTCACAGAAGGCACCTTTGAATTGGGTGCTGGCGGCAACCTATCAGTGCTCGAGACGGTTGGGCATGCTTCGCATAACTTGAGTTTCTTTGAGTCGTTCAATGGTGGGGTTTTTCCTGGCGATGCAGCGGGAACGTTTTTGCCTGATTGTGGGGTGGTAGTTCCGACGACTCCGCCGCCGTTCCACCTTGAAGCGGCATTAGCTTCGTTGGATAAACTCATCGCGCTTAACCCAACCGTGCTGTATTTTAGTCACTTCGGTATCGCAGACAACGCCGTGGAACGCCTCAAAGCCTACAAGGTGCAGTTGCAGTTGTGGGCAGACATCGCCGAAGCAGGCGTCAAGGCAGGTCTGAGTTTGGAGCAAATCCGCGACAACATAGTCGCCCAAGACCCCGTCATGACCCAAATCAGTGACTACGTCAAAGCTCATCAAATCTACAAGAAAACCGTGCTCGAAAACTGTGTCCGCGGCTTCATCGAATACGCCAAAACCAAACAGAGCAAGCCGCAGTCATAAACGTTATAACATCCAACATCTTTTGTTTGGGTCGGTGAAAGGAATGGGTGAAAGTGAAAGTAGACCCGCGCCTGAGCGGGTTCCCATAGAGAAAGTTAACGATTACA
This genomic window contains:
- a CDS encoding MBL fold metallo-hydrolase, whose product is MHTKKIGKNLYQVELDTGGIKQLICSYIIAGPKPMLVEAGPTNSVPNLLSGIQELGIAPQAIEYVAVTHIHLDHGGGAGTLLKHLPNAKVLVHPRGAPHMIDPERLWPSSQAVLGFVSEIFGKPEPVSKDRVVSLTEGTFELGAGGNLSVLETVGHASHNLSFFESFNGGVFPGDAAGTFLPDCGVVVPTTPPPFHLEAALASLDKLIALNPTVLYFSHFGIADNAVERLKAYKVQLQLWADIAEAGVKAGLSLEQIRDNIVAQDPVMTQISDYVKAHQIYKKTVLENCVRGFIEYAKTKQSKPQS
- a CDS encoding CopG family transcriptional regulator; the encoded protein is MVQSVTVSTKIPKQLKEKIHRLKIKPSKILRKALEDEVKKREVEELKKEIANLKPTLEKITMTDVIKCIREDRDSR
- a CDS encoding type II toxin-antitoxin system VapC family toxin codes for the protein MKYLFDASAIFKAIKENKIEALAGNYTIELARYELGNILWKEHTLHATLSEQEAKALAKTVNHTLSIMGIIETVGYEEEILQTAINQKITYYDASYAHIAKTKQLKFITEDTRLIKKITPTTNITSLDDVT
- a CDS encoding M42 family metallopeptidase, giving the protein MNQNLEKLSNACGVTGRENQVCDLMAEMLKPYADEIKIDRMENVIAIKKGKPSGLKIMLAAHMDEVGLMVKTINKEGFLQFSKMGGIDDRILPAQKVRVFSKNTCYPGVIGSKPPHIQKEEDRKKILNYDDLFIDVGAANKEEVTKMGIAVGDPVAFDVTYTKMGSDVVMGKAFDNRAGCATMIEIMRLLKKTDCTVYAVGTVQEEVGLRGAATAAFGVDPDLAIVLDVTIAGDVPGVREFDTTVKMGKGPALTISDSGLITHPKILRWFRDTAEEEKIAVQLESGLMGSTDAARISITRQGIPSGTISIPTRYIHSPVGMLSLSDIENSAKLAAAAIHKASKFF